In Egicoccus sp. AB-alg2, a single genomic region encodes these proteins:
- a CDS encoding efflux RND transporter permease subunit — protein MEAFVAAVLRRRSVVLLVAVGLAVAGLWAASSLRQEVFPAIETPYLVVTAVWPGADPASVADEVAEPIEDALEGTEGIEHVSSTSVEGLTIVSGEYEFGTDVVDRERRVRDNLAQEDLPDDVEDPEVQRVNPQSAPVFTIALTGGNEADLRTFAEDVLEPRLVTVDGVGQVRVAGGRERVVAVELDPRQSEREDVTAFGVVGALADADLSVPVGSLPEGDREATVRVTGPTDALDVVAAVPVGRGADTASLPPATATVGAGPAASGDPAASDDQAVTDDPAADGEPAAGDGGPGGQGREAGGQRGARSTWSAPIVAGDPDENVRSAPPSPEDVLLEQQLEQLRRLDLEVGDVAAVTFDDRRPDDAISTLGGAPSVTLEVIRQQDANTIEVVDGLQAQLTDVEVPAGITATEIVNQAPDVREAVSDLSTDALIGGALAVLVISLFLGSLRSTVVAGVSIPLSLLVALLAMRVGDLTLNILTLGALSVAAGRVIDDSIVVLENIARLREAGLTRWTAVITGTSQMVPAITASAITSCAVFVPLAFVGGLVGEVFVGFALTIVFALLASLAVAAMVVPALTSVLLPERAAERGLRTSVTSRLAAGALRPALRHRALTVLVALGLLAASAATLQFVPVVLFPAEQVEELEVVAEAPTGTSLEGTAQRIDALEAQLREVPGIERITAVIGSVPGAFGGARGVESATLTVTMADGADEAEVTAAIDTAVAETDLTGAVSPFAGIPGGSDISLQVSGDDFSQVQAAADTLVGALEQVDGLRNVESNLDEAQPEIDVEVDREEAADEGLTPATVAQEIGAMLSETEAATVDIDGDERPVEVSMALGDTVTVEELGELEVAPGVEVSEVATLTEVQGPTAVTRYDDERSAEVSGRITAENAGAVSDVVQQVVAAQDLPPGVSVSFGGITQQLNDSFSSLIGAMGVALVLVYLSLVATFGSLLVPLVMMGSIPLAAIGAFPLLWITGRELGLPTLIGLLMLIGIVVTNGIVLLEFVERLRREGRTTYDALVEAAGTRVRPILMTALTTIFALVPLALGLNEGALLSAGLATVVIGGLISSTALTLVVVPVIYSLVDDLRRWLLRTPQRPDTPTRPDTSPP, from the coding sequence ATGGAGGCGTTCGTCGCTGCGGTGCTGCGGCGTCGCTCGGTGGTCCTGTTGGTGGCGGTCGGGCTGGCGGTGGCCGGCCTGTGGGCGGCGTCGTCACTGCGGCAGGAGGTCTTCCCGGCGATCGAGACGCCCTACCTCGTGGTCACCGCCGTGTGGCCGGGCGCGGATCCCGCGTCGGTCGCCGACGAGGTGGCCGAGCCGATCGAGGACGCCCTCGAGGGCACCGAAGGCATCGAGCACGTCAGCTCGACCAGCGTCGAGGGGCTGACGATCGTGTCGGGCGAGTACGAGTTCGGCACCGATGTCGTCGACCGGGAGCGGCGCGTGCGCGACAACCTCGCGCAGGAGGACCTGCCCGACGACGTCGAGGATCCCGAGGTCCAGCGGGTCAACCCGCAGTCGGCGCCGGTCTTCACCATCGCGCTCACCGGCGGGAACGAGGCGGACCTGCGCACCTTCGCCGAGGACGTCCTCGAACCGCGGCTGGTCACCGTCGACGGTGTCGGTCAGGTCCGCGTCGCCGGCGGGCGCGAGCGCGTGGTGGCCGTCGAGCTGGACCCTCGGCAGTCCGAGCGGGAGGACGTGACCGCGTTCGGCGTCGTCGGCGCACTGGCGGACGCCGACTTGTCGGTGCCGGTCGGGAGTCTGCCCGAGGGCGACCGCGAGGCGACGGTGCGGGTCACCGGGCCCACCGACGCGCTGGACGTCGTGGCTGCCGTCCCCGTCGGCCGCGGCGCCGACACGGCGTCGCTGCCGCCCGCGACCGCGACCGTGGGCGCCGGCCCGGCGGCGAGCGGCGACCCGGCGGCGAGCGACGACCAGGCCGTGACCGACGACCCGGCGGCGGACGGCGAACCTGCGGCGGGCGACGGCGGACCGGGCGGGCAGGGCCGCGAGGCGGGCGGCCAGCGCGGCGCCCGCTCGACGTGGTCGGCGCCGATCGTCGCGGGCGACCCGGACGAGAACGTCCGGTCCGCACCGCCCTCGCCCGAAGACGTGCTGCTGGAACAGCAGCTCGAGCAGCTGCGGCGGCTCGACCTCGAGGTCGGCGACGTGGCCGCAGTCACCTTCGACGACCGCCGTCCCGACGACGCCATCAGCACGCTCGGCGGGGCGCCCAGCGTCACGCTGGAGGTGATCCGCCAGCAGGATGCCAACACCATCGAGGTCGTGGACGGGCTCCAGGCCCAGCTGACCGACGTCGAGGTGCCCGCGGGCATCACCGCCACGGAGATCGTCAACCAGGCGCCCGACGTGCGCGAGGCCGTCAGCGACCTGTCGACCGACGCGCTGATCGGTGGCGCGCTGGCCGTCCTGGTGATCTCGCTGTTCCTCGGCAGCCTGCGCAGCACCGTGGTCGCCGGCGTGTCGATCCCGCTTTCGCTGCTGGTCGCGCTGCTGGCGATGCGGGTCGGCGACCTGACCCTGAACATCCTGACCCTGGGGGCGCTCTCGGTGGCGGCCGGGCGGGTGATCGACGACTCCATCGTCGTGCTGGAGAACATCGCGCGGCTGCGCGAGGCCGGCCTGACCCGCTGGACGGCCGTCATCACCGGCACCTCGCAGATGGTGCCCGCCATCACGGCCTCGGCGATCACCTCGTGTGCGGTGTTCGTGCCACTGGCGTTCGTCGGCGGCCTGGTCGGCGAGGTGTTCGTCGGCTTCGCGCTCACGATCGTGTTCGCCCTGCTGGCCAGCCTGGCGGTGGCCGCGATGGTCGTGCCCGCGCTCACCTCGGTGCTGCTGCCGGAGCGGGCCGCCGAGCGGGGCCTGCGGACTTCGGTCACCAGCCGGCTGGCGGCGGGGGCCCTGCGCCCGGCGCTGCGCCACCGGGCGCTGACGGTGCTGGTCGCCCTCGGGCTGCTGGCGGCGTCCGCGGCCACCCTCCAGTTCGTGCCGGTCGTGCTGTTCCCGGCCGAGCAGGTCGAGGAGCTGGAGGTTGTCGCCGAGGCCCCGACCGGTACCAGCCTGGAGGGCACGGCGCAGCGCATCGACGCGCTGGAGGCGCAACTGCGCGAGGTGCCGGGCATCGAACGGATCACGGCCGTGATCGGCAGCGTGCCGGGCGCGTTCGGCGGCGCCCGCGGCGTGGAGTCGGCGACGCTGACCGTCACCATGGCCGACGGTGCCGATGAGGCCGAGGTCACCGCCGCGATCGACACGGCGGTGGCGGAGACCGACCTGACCGGCGCGGTGTCTCCGTTCGCGGGCATCCCCGGTGGGTCGGACATCTCGCTGCAGGTCAGCGGCGACGACTTCTCGCAGGTGCAGGCGGCGGCGGACACGCTGGTCGGCGCGCTCGAGCAGGTCGACGGGCTGCGCAACGTCGAGTCGAACCTCGACGAGGCACAGCCGGAGATCGACGTCGAGGTGGACCGCGAGGAGGCGGCGGACGAGGGGCTGACGCCGGCGACGGTGGCCCAGGAGATCGGCGCGATGCTGTCGGAGACCGAGGCCGCGACCGTCGACATCGACGGTGACGAGCGCCCCGTCGAGGTGTCGATGGCGCTCGGCGACACGGTCACGGTCGAGGAGCTCGGCGAGCTGGAGGTGGCGCCCGGCGTCGAGGTGTCCGAGGTCGCGACGCTGACGGAGGTGCAGGGCCCCACCGCCGTGACCCGCTACGACGACGAGCGGTCCGCGGAGGTCAGCGGCCGGATCACGGCCGAGAACGCCGGCGCGGTGTCGGACGTCGTGCAGCAGGTGGTGGCGGCCCAGGACCTGCCGCCCGGGGTGAGCGTGAGCTTCGGCGGGATCACCCAGCAGTTGAACGACAGCTTCAGCTCGTTGATCGGGGCGATGGGGGTCGCCCTGGTGCTCGTCTACCTGTCGCTGGTCGCGACGTTCGGCAGCCTGCTCGTGCCGCTGGTGATGATGGGCAGTATCCCGCTGGCGGCGATCGGCGCCTTCCCGCTGCTGTGGATCACCGGGCGGGAGCTCGGCCTGCCGACCCTGATCGGCCTGCTGATGCTGATCGGCATCGTCGTCACGAACGGCATCGTGCTGTTGGAGTTCGTCGAACGGCTGCGCCGCGAGGGACGCACCACGTACGACGCGCTGGTCGAGGCTGCCGGCACCCGCGTGCGCCCGATCCTGATGACCGCGCTGACGACGATCTTCGCGCTGGTGCCGCTGGCGCTCGGCCTGAACGAGGGGGCCCTGCTGTCCGCGGGACTCGCGACGGTGGTGATCGGCGGGCTGATCAGCTCCACCGCACTGACGCTGGTCGTGGTACCGGTGATCTACAGCCTCGTCGATGATCTCCGGCGATGGCTCCTCCGAACGCCGCAGCGTCCCGACACGCCCACACGGCCCGACACTTCCCCACCGTGA
- a CDS encoding DUF4386 domain-containing protein has protein sequence MTATTLTPTRDLRLTALIGGLGILLLAVLSGWAHFGVLEALVTDGDAARTATDVLAASTRFRFGVVALVLTALLDIVVGWALWAFFAPVRPTAAAVGGALRVVYGVVFLAAIAQLVAALDVLTSARTVTTQVQLEALHRIENFHVVWDAGLAIFGLHLLITGYLVARATYAPRLLGWLLALAGVGYLVDSGVALLAPGAVPELAIVTFVGEVWLFVWLLAKGRHVTLDSEKVDR, from the coding sequence ATGACCGCCACCACCCTCACCCCCACACGTGACCTCCGCCTCACCGCCCTGATCGGCGGGCTCGGCATCCTCCTCCTGGCCGTCCTGTCGGGTTGGGCGCACTTCGGCGTGCTCGAGGCCCTCGTCACCGACGGTGACGCCGCCCGGACCGCGACCGACGTCCTCGCCGCCTCCACCAGGTTCCGGTTCGGCGTCGTCGCCCTGGTCCTGACCGCGCTCCTCGACATCGTCGTCGGCTGGGCACTGTGGGCCTTCTTCGCCCCGGTCCGCCCCACCGCGGCCGCGGTCGGCGGTGCGCTGCGCGTCGTCTACGGCGTCGTCTTCCTCGCCGCGATCGCGCAACTGGTGGCCGCGCTGGACGTGCTGACCTCGGCGAGGACCGTCACCACACAGGTGCAGCTCGAGGCGCTGCACCGGATCGAGAACTTCCACGTCGTTTGGGACGCTGGCCTGGCCATCTTCGGCCTGCACCTGCTGATCACCGGCTACCTCGTCGCCCGCGCCACCTACGCCCCGCGGCTACTGGGCTGGCTGCTTGCCCTGGCCGGAGTCGGCTACCTCGTCGACAGCGGCGTGGCCCTGCTGGCCCCCGGCGCCGTACCCGAACTGGCCATCGTCACCTTCGTCGGCGAGGTCTGGCTGTTCGTCTGGCTGCTCGCCAAGGGGCGCCACGTGACCCTCGACAGCGAGAAGGTGGACCGATGA
- a CDS encoding RNA polymerase sigma factor, whose translation MRRLPERQARVVALRYAGDLSVREIAQVVGVAEGTVKAQLHTARARLQAFLEATERRERP comes from the coding sequence GTGCGGCGACTCCCCGAGCGGCAGGCCCGGGTGGTGGCACTCCGCTACGCGGGCGACCTGTCGGTGCGAGAGATCGCGCAGGTGGTCGGCGTCGCCGAGGGCACGGTCAAGGCGCAGCTGCACACGGCGCGTGCACGTCTGCAGGCCTTCCTGGAGGCGACCGAGCGGCGGGAGCGGCCATGA
- a CDS encoding ABC transporter ATP-binding protein: protein MTSIRTRGLTKDFGDLRAVNAIDLDLPSGGVVGFVGPNGAGKSTTIRMLLGLIEPTSGEAHVLGHPIADPSGYLHRVGALIEAPAFYPTLTGEENLRVFATLGGHDRRRIGELLEVVGLGRRGQDRYRSYSLGMKQRLGIAGALLPDPHLLVLDEPTNGLDPQGIVEIRTLLRDIGASGKTVFVSSHLLAEIQAACDSIVMIDHGGVVFSGTMADLLERTSPAIRAAAQHDTDTPRLLQLATDAGYRATRSNGAIQVDAPADWAPDLNRLAWHAGITLRELRATSADLERAFFAMTGADQRGTD, encoded by the coding sequence ATGACGTCGATCCGGACCCGGGGACTGACCAAGGACTTCGGCGACCTCCGGGCCGTCAACGCGATCGACCTGGACCTCCCCTCCGGCGGGGTCGTCGGGTTCGTCGGCCCCAACGGCGCCGGCAAGAGCACCACCATCCGCATGCTGCTCGGCCTGATCGAGCCGACCAGCGGCGAGGCACACGTGCTCGGGCACCCGATCGCCGACCCCTCGGGCTACCTCCACCGCGTCGGTGCGCTCATCGAAGCGCCGGCGTTCTACCCGACACTGACGGGAGAGGAGAACCTGCGGGTGTTCGCCACCTTGGGCGGTCACGACCGCCGTCGCATCGGCGAACTCCTCGAGGTCGTGGGCCTGGGGCGCCGCGGCCAGGACAGGTACAGGAGCTACTCGCTGGGGATGAAGCAGCGGCTCGGCATCGCCGGGGCCCTGCTCCCCGACCCCCACCTGCTGGTGCTCGACGAGCCAACGAACGGGCTCGACCCGCAAGGCATCGTCGAGATCCGCACCCTGCTCCGCGACATCGGCGCCAGTGGCAAGACGGTGTTCGTCTCCAGCCACCTCCTCGCGGAGATCCAGGCCGCCTGCGACTCGATCGTGATGATCGATCACGGCGGCGTGGTCTTCAGCGGCACGATGGCCGACCTGCTCGAGAGGACCTCCCCCGCCATCCGGGCCGCCGCGCAACACGACACCGACACCCCCCGTCTGCTCCAGCTGGCGACCGACGCGGGCTACCGCGCGACGAGAAGCAACGGAGCGATCCAGGTCGACGCCCCCGCGGACTGGGCGCCAGACCTCAACCGTCTCGCCTGGCACGCCGGCATCACCCTCCGAGAGCTGCGGGCCACCTCCGCCGACCTCGAACGTGCCTTCTTCGCCATGACCGGCGCCGACCAGCGAGGAACCGACTGA
- a CDS encoding NAD(P)-dependent alcohol dehydrogenase — MEPTTIPRHATPDAATPMMRAATRDHYGPASNVQVRTVPRPRINDDEVLVRVHAAGVDRGVWHVMAGLPHPIRLAGFGLRTPNKPVLGTDVAGVVEAVGAAVTRFQPGDAVFGMGKGSFAEFVAVPDAKLATKPANLSFVHAAAMPVSGVTALQALRDKGGVRAGQKVLIIGASGGVGTFAVQIAKAFGAEVTAVCSPAKAVIVRSTGADRVLDYTREDFVADGPIHDVIIDIGGNSSLTRLRRALAPTGTLVITGGETGGRWLGGNDRQVRALLLSPFVSQTLRTFVASENHQDLAVLTELAEAGKIAPVIDRVYPLADAATAIQHVADGRARGKVVLAVHPTDHTTGGGPR, encoded by the coding sequence ATGGAACCCACCACCATCCCGCGGCACGCCACACCCGACGCAGCGACACCGATGATGCGGGCCGCAACCCGCGATCACTACGGGCCCGCGAGCAACGTGCAGGTCCGCACCGTCCCCCGCCCCCGGATCAACGACGACGAGGTGCTCGTCCGCGTCCACGCTGCCGGCGTCGACCGCGGCGTCTGGCACGTCATGGCCGGGCTGCCCCACCCGATCCGTCTCGCCGGCTTCGGCCTCCGCACGCCGAACAAGCCTGTGCTCGGCACCGACGTCGCGGGCGTCGTCGAAGCGGTCGGCGCGGCCGTGACACGGTTCCAGCCAGGCGATGCCGTCTTCGGCATGGGCAAGGGCTCGTTCGCCGAGTTCGTCGCCGTGCCCGACGCCAAGCTCGCCACCAAGCCGGCCAACCTCAGCTTCGTCCATGCCGCGGCCATGCCGGTCTCCGGGGTCACGGCGCTGCAGGCGCTGCGTGACAAGGGCGGCGTCCGGGCCGGCCAGAAGGTCCTGATCATCGGCGCATCCGGCGGGGTCGGCACCTTCGCCGTGCAGATCGCCAAGGCCTTCGGCGCCGAGGTCACCGCGGTGTGCAGCCCGGCCAAGGCCGTCATCGTCCGCTCCACCGGCGCCGACCGCGTCCTCGACTACACCCGCGAGGACTTCGTCGCCGACGGACCGATCCACGACGTCATCATCGACATCGGCGGTAACTCCTCGCTCACACGCCTCCGCCGGGCACTCGCCCCCACCGGCACGCTCGTCATCACGGGCGGCGAGACCGGCGGCCGCTGGCTCGGCGGCAACGACCGCCAGGTCCGTGCACTCCTGCTCTCACCCTTCGTCTCCCAGACGCTGCGCACGTTCGTCGCCTCCGAGAACCACCAGGACCTGGCCGTCCTCACCGAGCTCGCCGAGGCCGGCAAGATCGCCCCGGTCATCGACCGCGTCTACCCGCTCGCCGACGCCGCGACGGCCATCCAGCACGTGGCCGACGGTCGCGCCCGCGGCAAGGTCGTCCTCGCCGTCCACCCGACCGACCACACCACGGGGGGTGGCCCGCGATGA
- a CDS encoding sigma factor, with protein sequence MESDDVAVTGHDFDEVYTQHAEATLAVVIALRGARVGVEDVVQEAFTRALQRWDQVGAMERPDLWIQRVALNLATSRLRRLASERRALERLRRHRAAIGSVRT encoded by the coding sequence GTGGAGTCCGACGACGTGGCCGTGACCGGCCACGACTTCGACGAGGTCTACACACAGCACGCGGAGGCCACCCTGGCGGTGGTGATCGCCCTCCGGGGCGCACGTGTCGGGGTCGAGGACGTCGTCCAGGAAGCCTTCACCCGGGCACTGCAGCGGTGGGATCAGGTCGGGGCGATGGAGCGACCGGATCTCTGGATCCAGAGGGTCGCGCTGAACCTGGCCACCTCCCGACTGCGGCGGCTCGCCTCGGAACGACGTGCACTGGAGCGTCTGCGGCGCCACCGCGCCGCGATCGGCAGCGTTCGCACGTGA
- a CDS encoding DUF4386 domain-containing protein has translation MTSATRTPSTEPRSKTGRAPGRTRARAIGLLFLAAMFTYGPGSGIVASFVDAPDFLTRVADRPSFFVSGAVLMLLNCAVVVAIGVLTYPILRPANERVALGYLACRIIEGTLLALGVVALLTLIPIADMAGGGTADIGTVSTFAVAVNDISYQVGMAALGLGSLFFCRLLDRAGLVPRPLAIWGLVGYAVFLAGALLELFGLAGGLVLSLPGGLFEVFFGGWLIARGFTGPQTPHGPPNSNVLITARDQVIRPT, from the coding sequence ATGACGTCCGCGACCCGCACCCCGTCCACCGAACCTCGTTCCAAAACCGGCCGGGCGCCTGGCCGGACCCGGGCGCGCGCCATCGGTCTGCTCTTCCTGGCTGCGATGTTCACCTACGGGCCCGGAAGCGGCATCGTGGCATCCTTCGTCGACGCACCCGACTTCCTGACCCGCGTCGCGGACCGGCCGTCGTTCTTCGTGTCCGGTGCCGTCCTGATGCTGCTCAACTGCGCCGTCGTGGTCGCCATCGGCGTGCTGACCTACCCCATCCTGCGGCCGGCCAACGAACGTGTCGCACTGGGCTACCTCGCCTGCCGGATCATCGAAGGGACGCTCCTCGCCCTCGGGGTCGTCGCACTCCTGACACTCATCCCGATCGCGGACATGGCCGGCGGTGGTACCGCCGACATCGGGACGGTCAGTACGTTCGCTGTCGCCGTCAACGACATCTCCTACCAGGTGGGCATGGCCGCCCTCGGTCTCGGCAGCCTCTTCTTCTGCCGTCTGCTGGACCGGGCCGGACTGGTGCCACGGCCGCTCGCCATCTGGGGACTGGTCGGATACGCCGTGTTCCTGGCGGGCGCCCTGCTCGAGCTCTTCGGCCTGGCTGGGGGACTCGTGCTGTCCCTTCCCGGCGGCCTGTTCGAGGTCTTCTTCGGCGGGTGGCTGATCGCACGAGGCTTCACCGGCCCCCAGACGCCGCATGGACCGCCGAACTCGAACGTCCTCATCACAGCCCGCGATCAGGTCATCCGGCCGACATAG
- a CDS encoding BTAD domain-containing putative transcriptional regulator — translation MVRVRLLGGVGAATASGEPLDVGPAKCQVLLAALALAVGEPVPVVRLIDVIWGEAPPRTADKTLQGYVAQLRRGLGHDVVARVGAAYRLELDPEQVDVARFRRRLAAGDVDGALAVWTGTPLAGLDAPGLQPAIDSLVEQWLGAMETQLGHLVGEDAASTVATLTELTAAHPFREELWALLMSALYRTGRQADALGAFQRARAHLVDELGVEPGRRLREVESMILAHDEALHGETQASSPNRGQALAPVAPTGTVTFGFAEVADATSLWVEHRRKMAVALGRLDEVVREVTGRHGGTVVVAAGESIGAAFHRAEDAASWASELQTVVDDEPWPGGVALRLQIALHTGETREEGGGYFGPAVHIASRMAATAHPGQILVSGVTAALLERDGLQDLGRHQLDGVAGGHDLFQLDAGHHPPPRTSSSQLPGRSVRLFGRDEDLAALADALTSSPVVTLTGPGGVGKTSLALAAAHRAADDHRTQVRLVELSEITTSADVPHLVAETLGIGGGAGRTLTQSIAAALQARPTLLVLDNCEHVVTGAARLVQAITDAAVDLRVLTTSREPLGIPAEQVVSVHPLEAAGAAVALFADRARAAGGELDLADTRADVVELCRRLDGLPLAIELAAARTTSLSPAQLLARLDDRLRLLGGGRHATVARHQTLRATVRWSYDLLTPDEQRLFERLGVFAGAFDLAAAEAVATDADLDAVEVDRLVGGLVERSLVTVESGPFGRRFRLLETLREFAREALAERGEHEEVSTRHARWCRDQTADIGQLLAGNGEIEGVARLAELWADLRAAVEWACTTRAADLADALVHPIAAEVSLRRQVEIADWAERILDLTPPEDEPRIVYWLLWAGHRRAQADAPGEYAELVARHGYADHPVVRFNHTYMANVGADSLAVSLAAVDWLRAHGEEHSANLLEVSGSAASLIVLQRFDELADVAAEMVERHRRHAPPTLHYFALGMQAYAAQYRGRYDEAKRLFDKAERLDLPAGTYRVLQTAQARLTFEHGDRTGACRILRDNIQVLLDSDYTDVTRMVAVEFIPMMTSLGRLGDAARVLPYLDTTGDFASMARTHLIAEPIADIESDPTLATQLDADPDARAALAHMRDVLEDVIARERN, via the coding sequence GTGGTGCGGGTCCGGCTCCTCGGTGGTGTCGGGGCCGCCACCGCGTCTGGCGAGCCGCTCGACGTCGGCCCGGCCAAGTGCCAGGTGCTGCTGGCGGCGCTTGCGCTCGCCGTCGGCGAGCCGGTTCCGGTGGTGCGGCTCATCGACGTGATCTGGGGCGAGGCGCCGCCGCGCACGGCCGACAAGACCCTGCAGGGCTACGTCGCGCAGCTTCGACGGGGGCTCGGGCACGACGTCGTCGCACGGGTCGGCGCGGCCTACCGGCTCGAACTGGACCCCGAGCAGGTCGACGTGGCCCGGTTCCGGCGACGGCTCGCCGCCGGCGACGTCGACGGCGCCCTGGCGGTCTGGACCGGCACACCGCTCGCAGGCCTGGATGCGCCCGGGCTGCAGCCAGCGATCGACAGCCTCGTCGAACAGTGGCTGGGCGCCATGGAGACACAACTCGGCCACCTGGTGGGCGAGGATGCGGCCTCGACGGTCGCCACCCTGACGGAGCTGACCGCGGCCCATCCCTTCCGCGAGGAGCTGTGGGCGTTGCTGATGAGCGCCCTGTACCGGACCGGCCGTCAGGCCGACGCCCTGGGTGCCTTCCAGCGCGCCCGCGCCCACCTCGTCGACGAGCTGGGCGTCGAACCGGGGCGTCGCCTGCGTGAGGTCGAGTCGATGATCCTCGCCCACGACGAGGCGCTGCACGGCGAGACGCAGGCCTCGAGCCCGAACCGGGGCCAGGCGCTGGCGCCTGTGGCGCCGACGGGGACGGTGACCTTCGGGTTCGCCGAGGTCGCGGACGCCACCAGCCTGTGGGTCGAGCATCGCCGCAAGATGGCGGTGGCCTTGGGGCGGCTCGACGAGGTGGTGCGAGAGGTAACCGGGCGACACGGCGGCACGGTCGTCGTGGCCGCCGGGGAGTCGATCGGCGCCGCCTTCCACCGCGCCGAGGATGCCGCCAGCTGGGCGAGCGAGCTGCAGACGGTGGTCGATGACGAGCCGTGGCCCGGCGGGGTCGCGCTGCGGCTACAGATCGCGCTCCATACCGGCGAGACGCGGGAGGAGGGTGGCGGGTACTTCGGACCGGCCGTGCACATCGCCTCGAGGATGGCCGCCACCGCACATCCCGGGCAGATCCTGGTGTCCGGGGTCACCGCCGCGTTGCTCGAGCGCGACGGCCTGCAGGACCTCGGTCGGCACCAGCTCGACGGGGTGGCCGGCGGCCACGACCTGTTCCAGCTCGACGCGGGGCACCACCCGCCGCCCCGCACGAGCAGTAGCCAGCTGCCGGGCCGTTCCGTGCGCCTGTTCGGACGTGACGAGGACCTGGCTGCCCTCGCCGACGCGCTCACCTCCTCGCCGGTCGTCACGCTCACGGGTCCCGGCGGCGTCGGGAAGACGTCGCTGGCGCTCGCCGCGGCACACCGTGCCGCCGACGATCACCGCACGCAGGTGCGGCTGGTCGAACTGAGCGAGATCACGACCTCCGCGGACGTCCCCCATCTGGTCGCCGAGACGCTCGGCATCGGCGGCGGCGCCGGCCGCACCCTGACCCAGTCGATCGCGGCCGCCCTCCAGGCGCGTCCCACGCTGCTGGTGCTGGACAACTGCGAGCACGTTGTGACGGGCGCGGCGAGGCTCGTGCAGGCGATCACCGACGCTGCGGTCGACCTGCGGGTCCTGACGACCTCACGTGAGCCGCTCGGCATCCCTGCCGAGCAGGTGGTCTCCGTCCATCCGCTCGAGGCGGCGGGTGCCGCCGTCGCACTGTTCGCCGACCGGGCACGCGCCGCTGGCGGCGAGCTCGACCTGGCGGATACCCGCGCGGACGTCGTGGAGCTCTGCCGCCGCCTCGACGGCCTGCCTCTGGCGATCGAGCTGGCCGCCGCGCGCACCACCAGCCTGTCACCAGCGCAGCTGCTCGCAAGGCTCGACGACCGCCTCCGGTTGCTCGGCGGCGGACGCCACGCCACCGTGGCACGGCACCAGACCCTGCGCGCCACCGTGCGTTGGTCCTACGACCTGCTCACCCCCGACGAGCAGCGACTGTTCGAACGGCTCGGCGTGTTCGCCGGCGCGTTCGACCTCGCCGCCGCTGAGGCCGTGGCCACCGACGCCGACCTCGACGCGGTCGAGGTCGACCGGCTCGTCGGGGGACTGGTCGAACGCTCCCTGGTCACCGTCGAATCCGGTCCCTTCGGGCGGCGGTTCCGGCTGCTCGAGACCCTGCGGGAGTTCGCGCGGGAAGCGCTGGCGGAGCGCGGCGAGCACGAGGAAGTCTCGACCCGCCACGCCCGCTGGTGCCGAGACCAGACCGCCGACATCGGTCAACTCCTGGCCGGCAACGGCGAGATCGAGGGCGTCGCGCGACTCGCCGAGCTCTGGGCCGACCTGCGTGCTGCGGTCGAGTGGGCCTGCACGACGCGGGCTGCGGACCTCGCCGATGCGCTGGTGCACCCCATCGCCGCCGAAGTCAGCCTGCGACGCCAGGTCGAGATCGCGGACTGGGCCGAACGGATCCTGGACCTCACCCCACCCGAGGACGAACCACGGATCGTGTACTGGTTGCTGTGGGCCGGCCACCGCCGGGCACAGGCCGACGCACCCGGGGAGTACGCCGAGCTCGTCGCCCGCCATGGCTACGCCGATCACCCGGTCGTCCGGTTCAACCACACCTACATGGCGAACGTCGGTGCCGACTCGCTGGCGGTGTCGCTCGCCGCCGTCGACTGGCTCCGCGCGCACGGCGAGGAACACTCGGCCAACCTGCTCGAGGTATCCGGATCGGCGGCCTCGTTGATCGTGCTCCAGCGGTTCGACGAACTCGCGGACGTTGCGGCCGAGATGGTGGAACGGCACCGCCGACACGCCCCACCGACGCTGCACTACTTCGCGCTCGGCATGCAGGCCTACGCCGCGCAGTACCGCGGCCGTTACGACGAGGCCAAGCGCCTGTTCGACAAGGCCGAGCGACTGGACCTACCCGCCGGCACCTACCGCGTGCTCCAGACCGCGCAGGCCCGGCTGACCTTCGAGCACGGCGACCGCACCGGGGCCTGTCGCATCCTGCGCGACAACATCCAGGTGCTGCTCGACAGCGACTACACCGACGTGACCCGAATGGTCGCCGTCGAGTTCATCCCCATGATGACGTCGCTCGGTCGCCTCGGCGACGCCGCCCGGGTACTGCCTTACCTGGACACCACCGGCGACTTCGCCAGCATGGCCCGGACGCACCTGATCGCCGAACCGATCGCCGACATCGAGTCCGACCCGACCCTGGCCACCCAACTCGATGCCGACCCCGACGCGAGAGCCGCCTTGGCCCACATGCGGGACGTCCTCGAGGACGTCATCGCGCGTGAGCGGAACTGA